GTCATAATTTTTGGGGATGTATTCTTCTTTGCCCCAGATGCCAAAATTAGTTTCTTCATCAATAACAATATATTCATCGTCATAGCCATTTTGGAAGGCAGTTGTATAAACAAAAGGCTTGAAAGCAGAACCGGGCTGACGTCCTATCCTATAAGTAGCTACATTAACATCTGGGTCGAACAAACAATCTACTTCTGGCGTTAAATCACACCCTTCAGGATAGGATTCTCCGAACCAATCAGCTGAGCCAACCATAGCTAAAATTTCTCCGGTTTTTGGGTCAATCGCTACTAAAGAAGCATTATACGCTTTATATCCTTTATTTCTTTCAATACGTTCTTCTATAGCTTTTTCAGCTGCTTTCTGAAGCTCCCAATCCAAAGTAGTATAAACTTTAAAACCTTCTTCTTCTAAAAAGTTTTTGCCATATTTTCCAAAAAGATATTCCTCAACATGGAAAACGAAATGGGGAGCTTTAATTGTTTGTTTAATTTCAGCAAATTTTAATTCTTCTTTTTTAGCTGTCTCAGTCTCCTCCGGGGTTAAATAGTCCTCTTTTGCCATTCGGTTTAAAACATAATCTTTTCTCCCAAGCAGCTCATCTTTGTTGGGCCCAAAGGGAGAAAGATAACTCGGGGTTTTAATTAAAGCAGCCAAAGAGGCAGCTTCAGCCACAGAAATGTCTTTGGTTGATTTGTTAAAATAAGTTTTTGAGGCAGCTTCCACCCCATAGATATTAGGTCCAAGAGGAATCTGATTTAGATACCATTCTAAAATCTGGTCTTTTGAATAACGTCTTTCCATCTCTAAGGTTAAAATAATTTCTCTAACTTTTCTTTTAATAGTTTTTTCTAAGGTTAAAAAAGTAGAACGGATAAGTTGCTGGGAAATTGTGGAGCCGCCATAAGTCGGCTTTCCTATTTTTAAATTAATTTGGACAGCTCGGAGAATCCCTCTAAAATCTATCCCGAAATGAGAATAAAAGTTAGCATCTTCGGTTGCAATTACTGCTTGTTTTAGATGTTCGGGTATTTCGCTTAAAGGAATAATTTCTCTTTTTTCTTCGCCGTATAATTCATAAAGCAAAACTTCCCCGGTTCGGTCATAGATTTTAGTTGATTCAACGAAAGCCCTTTCAGTAAATTTTTCCGGCCGAGGAAGGTCTTTAGCGTAGTAGATAAACAAGAACAAAGAACAAAGAATAAAGAACAAAAAACAAAAACCCAAAA
This sequence is a window from Patescibacteria group bacterium. Protein-coding genes within it:
- a CDS encoding PBP1A family penicillin-binding protein, translating into MAERKFYRKIYKKNKKKRITFWILVVLGFCFLFFILCSLFLFIYYAKDLPRPEKFTERAFVESTKIYDRTGEVLLYELYGEEKREIIPLSEIPEHLKQAVIATEDANFYSHFGIDFRGILRAVQINLKIGKPTYGGSTISQQLIRSTFLTLEKTIKRKVREIILTLEMERRYSKDQILEWYLNQIPLGPNIYGVEAASKTYFNKSTKDISVAEAASLAALIKTPSYLSPFGPNKDELLGRKDYVLNRMAKEDYLTPEETETAKKEELKFAEIKQTIKAPHFVFHVEEYLFGKYGKNFLEEEGFKVYTTLDWELQKAAEKAIEERIERNKGYKAYNASLVAIDPKTGEILAMVGSADWFGESYPEGCDLTPEVDCLFDPDVNVATYRIGRQPGSAFKPFVYTTAFQNGYDDEYIVIDEETNFGIWGKEEYIPKNYDGLFRGPVTLRQALAQSINVPSVKVLLNLAGLLESIETAGKCGITTLNRPPSFYGPSIVLGGGEIRLLEMVSSYGVFATEGLKLPPVSISKIEDSKGNIIEENKKTPRRVLEQEPVRLLNDILSDNEARTPMFGANSALYFENYQVAAKTGTTNNYRDAWTIGYTPNIAAGVWVGNNDNTPMSKKPGVVLAGPIWRAFMLEALAKFPKENFTPPETKETE